One window of Panthera tigris isolate Pti1 chromosome C2, P.tigris_Pti1_mat1.1, whole genome shotgun sequence genomic DNA carries:
- the SLC25A36 gene encoding solute carrier family 25 member 36 has product MSQRDTLVHLFAGGCGGTVGAILTCPLEVVKTRLQSSSVTLYISEVQLNTMAGASVNRVVSPGPLHCLKVILEKEGPRSLFRGLGPNLVGVAPSRAIYFAAYSNCKEKLNDIFDPDSTQVHMISAAMAGFTAITATNPIWLVKTRLQLDARNRGEKRMGAFECIRKVYQTDGLKGFYRGMSASYAGISETVIHFVIYESIKQKLLEYKIASTMENDEESVKEASDFVGMMLAAATSKTCATTIAYPHEVVRTRLREEGTKYRSFFQTLSLVVQEEGYGSLYRGLTTHLVRQIPNTAIMMATYELVVYLLNG; this is encoded by the exons atGTGGTGGTACAGTAGGAGCTATTCTGACATGTCCACTGGAAGTTGTAAAAACACGGCTGCAATCATCTTCTGTGACGCTTTACATCTCTGAAGTTCAGTTGAACACCATGGCTGGAGCCAGTGTCAACCGAGTAGTGTCTCCTGGACCTCTCCATTGCCTAAA ggtGATCTTGGAAAAAGAGGGGCCTCGTTCCTTGTTCAGAGGATTAGGCCCCAATTTAGTGGGGGTGGCCCCTTccag agcAATATACTTTGCTGCTTATTCAAACTGCAAGGAAAAGTTGAATGATATATTTGATCCGGATTCTACCCAGGTACACATGATTTCTGCTGCAATGGCAG GTTTTACTGCAATCACAGCGACCAACCCCATTTGGCTTGTAAAGACTCGGTTACAGCTCGATGCAAG gAACCGTGGGGAAAAACGAATGGGCGCTTTTGAATGTATTCGTAAAGTGTATCAGACAGATGGACTTAAAGGATTTTATAGGGGCATGTCTGCTTCATATGCTGGCATATCAGAGACTGttatccattttgttatttatgaAAGTATTAAGCAAAAACTACTGGAATATAAGATTGCTTCTACaatggaaaatgatgaagagTCTGTAAAAGAAGCATCAGATTTTGTGGGAATGATGCTAGCTGCTGCCACCTCAAAAACTTGTGCCACAACTATAGCATATCCACATG AAGTCGTAAGAACAAGACTACGTGAAGAGGGAACAAAATACAGATCTTTTTTTCAGACACTGTCTTTGGTTGTTCAAGAAGAAGGTTATGGGTCTCTTTACCGTGGTCTAACAACTCATCTGGTGAGACAGATTCCAAACACAGCCATTATGATGGCCACCTATGAATTAGTGGTCTACCTTCTCAATGGATAG